One genomic window of Roseobacter ponti includes the following:
- a CDS encoding substrate-binding domain-containing protein: MSFTKLTTSALAIAAVSATAATARDQVQVAGSSTVLPYASIVAEAFGENFDFPTPVVESGGSSAGLKRFCQGVGTEHTDIANASRAIREKEIAACAENGVTDIIEVRIGYDGIVFASQLNGPEYTAFTPSDIFNALAPKVMVDGELKDNPYTMWSDFNAELPSEEILAFIPGTKHGTREVFEEKVVAAGCEATGAMEAMIAGGMSEDDAEDACLAVRVDGRSVDIDGDYTETLASIDANANAIGVFGLAFYENNTASLKVATMSGVEPTTETISSGEYPVSRPLFFYIKKAHIGVIPGLKEFAEFFVADEIAGPDGPLANYGLVSDPELAETQAAVSGEQVMGGGS; this comes from the coding sequence ATGTCGTTCACAAAACTCACCACCTCCGCGCTGGCCATTGCCGCGGTCTCCGCGACGGCTGCCACCGCGCGCGATCAGGTACAGGTTGCCGGTTCTTCCACCGTGCTGCCCTATGCGTCGATCGTCGCCGAGGCTTTCGGCGAGAACTTTGACTTCCCGACACCGGTTGTGGAATCGGGCGGCTCCTCCGCCGGCCTCAAGCGCTTTTGCCAGGGCGTTGGCACCGAGCACACGGATATCGCGAACGCCTCCCGTGCGATCCGCGAAAAAGAAATCGCAGCCTGCGCCGAAAACGGTGTGACCGACATCATCGAAGTGCGCATCGGATACGACGGGATCGTCTTTGCCAGCCAGCTCAATGGCCCTGAGTACACCGCCTTCACCCCCTCCGACATTTTCAACGCGCTTGCCCCCAAAGTCATGGTCGACGGCGAGCTGAAAGATAACCCTTATACCATGTGGTCAGACTTTAACGCTGAGCTGCCGTCTGAGGAAATCCTTGCGTTCATCCCGGGCACCAAGCACGGCACACGCGAAGTTTTCGAAGAGAAAGTCGTCGCCGCTGGCTGTGAAGCCACAGGCGCGATGGAGGCCATGATTGCCGGCGGCATGAGCGAAGACGACGCCGAAGACGCCTGCCTTGCCGTGCGCGTTGACGGCCGTTCGGTGGACATTGACGGTGACTACACCGAGACACTGGCCTCCATTGACGCCAACGCCAATGCAATCGGTGTGTTTGGTCTGGCCTTCTATGAAAACAACACCGCAAGCCTGAAAGTTGCGACCATGTCGGGCGTTGAGCCAACAACCGAGACCATCTCGTCGGGCGAATACCCGGTATCGCGCCCGCTCTTTTTCTACATCAAGAAAGCACATATCGGCGTTATTCCCGGCCTGAAGGAATTTGCTGAGTTCTTTGTTGCTGACGAGATCGCAGGCCCCGACGGCCCGCTGGCCAACTATGGCCTCGTATCCGACCCCGAGCTTGCGGAAACCCAGGCCGCGGTGTCCGGCGAGCAGGTCATGGGCGGCGGCAGCTGA
- a CDS encoding ATP-binding protein, whose amino-acid sequence MDQTLTDVLNALPMPALAIDSGERISAANAQARTLIGQGIGGRNFVTMLRQPQLIQTIEAVLRDSTPRMSEYLSNDGVQDTTFQVSARVVPDLNVVLLCFLDITQVQQAGQMRRDFVANVSHELRTPLTALTGFIETLRGAARDDPAARDRFLDIMEGEAGRMNRLVGDLLSLSRVEDEERVRPREKVLIDDILLSVMRTLTPLAQEMEITLRESFSDTPTELVGDGDQLMQVFTNLIENAIKYGRKGGTVEIRIGQPERDPALRAMGVRIHVTDDGPGIDEKHLPRLTERFYRADNHRSRALGGTGLGLAIVKHIINRHRGRLRVESEPGKGSVFTVVLPTGAG is encoded by the coding sequence ATGGACCAGACACTCACCGATGTGCTGAACGCCCTGCCCATGCCCGCACTTGCCATCGACAGCGGGGAACGGATCAGTGCCGCCAACGCCCAGGCGCGCACGCTGATCGGACAGGGGATCGGGGGGCGCAACTTTGTCACCATGCTGCGCCAGCCGCAGCTCATTCAGACCATCGAAGCAGTGCTGCGCGACAGCACGCCGCGGATGTCGGAATACCTTTCAAACGACGGGGTGCAGGACACGACCTTTCAGGTCTCCGCCCGGGTCGTTCCGGACCTTAATGTGGTGCTGCTGTGTTTTCTTGATATCACCCAGGTGCAGCAGGCCGGACAGATGCGCCGGGACTTCGTCGCCAATGTCAGCCATGAGCTGCGCACGCCGCTCACCGCTCTGACGGGCTTTATCGAAACGCTGCGCGGCGCGGCCCGCGATGATCCCGCCGCGCGTGACCGGTTTCTCGACATCATGGAGGGCGAGGCAGGGCGCATGAACCGGCTGGTGGGCGATCTGCTTTCGCTGAGCCGTGTGGAAGATGAAGAACGCGTCCGGCCCCGCGAAAAGGTGCTCATAGATGACATCCTGCTCTCGGTGATGCGCACGCTGACGCCGCTGGCACAGGAGATGGAAATTACGCTCAGGGAAAGCTTCAGCGACACCCCGACAGAGCTTGTTGGCGACGGCGATCAGCTGATGCAGGTCTTCACCAATCTTATCGAGAACGCCATCAAATACGGCCGCAAAGGCGGCACTGTCGAAATCCGCATCGGTCAGCCGGAACGCGACCCTGCGCTGCGTGCCATGGGGGTTCGGATCCACGTAACCGACGATGGACCGGGCATAGATGAAAAGCATCTTCCGCGACTTACCGAACGGTTTTACCGCGCCGACAATCACCGCAGCCGCGCGCTCGGCGGCACCGGTCTCGGGCTTGCGATCGTGAAACACATCATCAACCGCCACCGGGGCCGGTTGCGGGTGGAGAGTGAGCCGGGCAAAGGGTCGGTCTTCACGGTGGTGCTGCCCACCGGTGCCGGCTGA
- a CDS encoding trans-sulfuration enzyme family protein yields MKNEKGSIVRPDALPASASRPVVTPLSPSVVYASETPDMLDQQYEGGLQGYTYSREGHPNADVAGRRIDRMEGAPHPGVMTSSGMAAVSAVLLGLTKAGDHVIGGNQLYGRSLRMMAEDLPRLGVETSMADPGDIDAMRAALRPETRIILVEVVSNPTLRVADIRALAELARENGVLLVVDNTFTTPRAFRPFEFGADIVLHSVTKLLAGHSDVMLGWVAARDAALNDRLRVFTVTTGMTASPFDCWLAERGMLSFDLRFDRAQATATALADHLTTLRGVKRVLYPGRADHPDRALLDELLGGRFCNMVSFELDGGRAEANAFTRAAEGLSFAPTLGDVGTTISHPASSSHRALTAEKRAALGMSEGFFRISVGLEDPDTLCQVFSDAVAAAGAI; encoded by the coding sequence ATGAAGAACGAGAAAGGTTCGATCGTCCGTCCCGACGCCCTGCCGGCTTCCGCGTCGCGTCCCGTGGTCACCCCGCTGAGCCCCTCCGTGGTCTATGCCTCGGAGACGCCCGACATGCTGGACCAGCAGTATGAGGGCGGGCTGCAGGGCTACACCTATTCGCGAGAAGGCCACCCCAACGCAGACGTCGCAGGCCGCCGCATCGACCGGATGGAGGGCGCGCCGCACCCCGGTGTGATGACCAGCTCCGGCATGGCCGCCGTTTCCGCCGTGCTGCTCGGCCTGACCAAAGCCGGCGATCACGTCATAGGTGGCAACCAGCTCTACGGACGATCACTGCGCATGATGGCCGAAGACCTGCCACGGCTGGGGGTTGAGACCTCAATGGCTGACCCCGGTGACATCGACGCCATGCGGGCAGCTCTGCGGCCCGAGACCCGGATCATTCTGGTAGAGGTTGTCTCCAACCCGACCCTGCGCGTCGCCGATATCCGCGCACTGGCAGAGCTCGCCCGGGAAAACGGCGTACTGCTGGTGGTGGATAACACCTTTACGACGCCGCGCGCCTTCCGGCCCTTTGAGTTCGGCGCGGATATCGTGCTGCATTCCGTGACCAAACTGCTGGCGGGCCATTCCGACGTGATGCTGGGCTGGGTCGCTGCCCGCGATGCGGCGCTCAACGACCGGCTGCGCGTCTTTACCGTCACGACCGGCATGACCGCGAGCCCCTTTGACTGCTGGCTCGCCGAACGCGGGATGCTCTCCTTTGATCTGCGCTTTGACCGCGCGCAGGCCACGGCGACCGCGCTGGCCGATCATCTGACAACGCTGAGGGGCGTGAAACGCGTGCTCTATCCCGGGCGCGCCGATCATCCTGACCGCGCCCTGCTCGACGAACTGCTGGGCGGGCGGTTCTGCAATATGGTCAGCTTTGAGCTCGACGGGGGCAGGGCAGAGGCCAATGCCTTTACCCGCGCCGCCGAGGGGCTGTCTTTTGCGCCCACACTCGGCGATGTGGGCACTACGATCTCGCACCCTGCCTCATCTTCGCACCGCGCACTTACAGCGGAAAAGCGCGCTGCCCTGGGCATGTCGGAAGGGTTCTTCCGCATCTCGGTGGGTCTCGAAGACCCCGATACATTGTGTCAGGTCTTTTCTGACGCTGTCGCGGCCGCCGGGGCGATCTGA
- a CDS encoding gamma carbonic anhydrase family protein, with protein sequence MTLFALGDDAPELHPDTWVAHNASLIGKVVLEEGASVWFGVTIRADHEEIRVGRGSNVQENSVFHVDAGYPLTIGENCTIGHKVMLHGCTIGNNSLIGMGATVLNGAKIGDNCLIGAGALITENKVIPDGSLVMGAPGKVVRELDAAAIAGLTASAQHYQDNMRLFRENLRPVGD encoded by the coding sequence ATGACACTTTTTGCACTGGGTGATGACGCGCCGGAGCTTCATCCCGATACCTGGGTCGCACATAATGCCAGTCTGATCGGCAAAGTGGTGCTGGAAGAGGGGGCGTCGGTGTGGTTCGGCGTTACGATCCGTGCTGATCACGAGGAGATCCGTGTGGGGCGCGGCTCGAACGTGCAGGAGAACTCGGTGTTCCACGTCGATGCAGGCTATCCGCTGACCATCGGCGAGAACTGCACCATCGGACACAAGGTCATGCTGCATGGCTGCACCATCGGGAACAACTCTCTCATCGGGATGGGGGCCACGGTGCTCAACGGGGCAAAGATCGGTGACAACTGCCTGATCGGTGCCGGCGCGCTGATCACGGAGAATAAAGTGATCCCCGACGGCAGCCTCGTTATGGGCGCCCCGGGCAAAGTGGTGCGGGAGCTGGATGCAGCCGCCATCGCCGGGCTCACCGCCTCTGCACAGCACTATCAGGACAATATGCGCCTCTTCCGCGAAAATCTGCGCCCGGTCGGTGACTGA
- the gmk gene encoding guanylate kinase produces the protein MSATRRGLLIILSSPSGAGKSTLARRLRDWDPEIAFSVSATTRAPRPGEEDGREYHFVDDSAFKAQVAAEEMLEHAHVFGNFYGSPRAPVQKAIDSGRDVLFDIDWQGAQQITNSALSAHTLSIFLLPPSITELRSRLEKRGQDDAETIARRMDKSWDEISHWGSYDYVLVNDDLDATEAQLKTIISATRLRRSQQPGLTDHVRHLQSEFEDLT, from the coding sequence ATGAGTGCGACGCGGCGCGGCCTTCTGATCATTCTCAGCTCGCCCTCGGGGGCCGGAAAATCGACGCTGGCACGCAGGCTGCGGGACTGGGATCCGGAGATTGCCTTTTCCGTCTCCGCCACCACCCGCGCGCCACGCCCGGGCGAAGAGGACGGTCGCGAATATCACTTCGTTGACGACAGCGCCTTCAAAGCCCAGGTCGCCGCAGAAGAGATGCTGGAACACGCCCATGTGTTCGGCAATTTCTACGGCTCGCCGCGCGCGCCTGTGCAAAAGGCCATCGACAGCGGTCGCGACGTGCTTTTCGATATTGACTGGCAGGGTGCCCAGCAGATCACCAACAGCGCTCTCAGTGCGCATACCCTGTCGATTTTTCTGCTGCCCCCTTCGATCACCGAACTGCGCAGCCGGCTGGAAAAACGCGGCCAGGACGATGCAGAGACCATCGCGCGGCGCATGGACAAAAGCTGGGACGAGATCAGCCACTGGGGCAGCTATGACTACGTGCTGGTCAACGACGATCTGGACGCCACCGAAGCGCAGCTCAAAACCATTATCTCGGCCACGCGCCTGCGCCGCAGCCAGCAACCCGGGCTCACCGATCACGTCCGGCATCTGCAATCAGAATTCGAGGATCTGACATGA
- a CDS encoding YicC/YloC family endoribonuclease: protein MIRSMTGYASATGSLPPYTWTWELRSVNGKGQDLRLRVPDWIDGLEAALRKELTAATARGNITLSLRLARDEQAGSLQVSNTQLTAVLDAMAEIEARAMDAGVSLAPSKASDIAALRGVLEQTSSDDDVAPLMKALTGEAEGLIAAFNTMRGSEGAALEKVLTDQLGQVRLLTAQAAELAQARTDTMADTLRRNLARVLENSEGADADRVAQELALIAVKADITEEIDRLAAHVDAARDLIAEGGPVGRKLDFLMQEFNRETNTLCSKAQSTELTRCGLALKAVIDQMREQVQNVE from the coding sequence ATGATCCGCTCGATGACAGGCTATGCCTCCGCCACCGGCAGCCTGCCACCCTATACCTGGACATGGGAGCTGCGCTCGGTGAACGGCAAAGGGCAGGATCTGCGCCTGCGGGTGCCTGACTGGATCGACGGGCTGGAAGCTGCTCTGCGAAAAGAGCTTACCGCCGCCACCGCGCGCGGCAATATCACCCTGTCACTGCGGCTTGCGCGGGACGAGCAGGCCGGCAGCCTGCAGGTCAGCAACACACAGCTGACGGCTGTTCTGGATGCTATGGCCGAAATAGAAGCGCGCGCAATGGACGCGGGTGTCTCTCTGGCGCCCTCAAAGGCCTCGGATATCGCAGCCCTGCGGGGCGTTCTGGAACAGACCAGCAGCGATGATGACGTGGCCCCGCTTATGAAAGCGCTGACAGGCGAGGCCGAGGGACTGATCGCTGCCTTCAACACCATGCGCGGGAGCGAAGGCGCCGCTCTGGAGAAAGTTCTGACCGACCAGCTGGGGCAGGTGCGCCTGCTGACCGCTCAGGCCGCAGAGCTGGCACAGGCGCGCACGGATACCATGGCCGACACTCTCAGACGCAACCTCGCGCGGGTTCTTGAAAACAGCGAGGGTGCGGATGCGGATCGCGTGGCCCAGGAGCTCGCTCTCATCGCCGTCAAGGCGGATATCACCGAAGAGATCGACCGGCTGGCCGCCCATGTGGACGCCGCCCGCGATCTGATTGCCGAAGGCGGCCCGGTGGGTCGTAAGCTTGATTTCCTGATGCAGGAGTTCAACCGCGAAACAAACACCCTGTGCTCCAAAGCGCAGAGCACGGAACTCACCCGCTGCGGGCTCGCGCTCAAAGCGGTGATCGACCAGATGCGCGAACAGGTGCAGAATGTGGAGTAA
- a CDS encoding PAS domain-containing protein, whose product MTQHVTHSGYSPLAQVEAYWEALRGSRLMPSRAEIDPRGIEQALEYSFIVERIAPGIARLRIAGSHLSDLMGMEVRGMPLTSFITPGSRRQVSDTLEEVFETPATCTLQLHSDESAGMPPLEARMLLMPLKSDLGDVSRLLGVLIAVGEIGRSPRRFDVTGSSLRPVVAGAGAAPEEMPGEPPVRSRKPEPRPATVLAPPGFADERPGFRSETPRKEAPYLRLVKSDD is encoded by the coding sequence ATGACGCAACATGTAACACATTCCGGCTATTCGCCGCTGGCGCAGGTCGAGGCCTACTGGGAAGCCCTGCGGGGGTCCCGTCTGATGCCGTCGCGGGCCGAGATTGATCCGCGCGGGATCGAACAGGCGCTGGAGTATTCGTTCATCGTGGAACGGATCGCGCCCGGTATTGCCCGGCTGCGCATCGCAGGCAGCCATCTGAGCGACCTGATGGGCATGGAAGTACGCGGTATGCCGCTGACGTCGTTCATCACTCCGGGATCGCGCCGCCAGGTCAGCGACACGCTGGAAGAGGTTTTCGAGACACCGGCCACCTGCACGTTGCAACTGCACTCTGATGAAAGCGCGGGCATGCCGCCTCTGGAGGCCCGCATGCTGCTGATGCCGCTGAAAAGCGATCTGGGGGATGTGAGCCGCCTGCTGGGGGTCCTGATCGCTGTCGGCGAGATCGGACGCAGTCCGCGCCGGTTTGATGTTACAGGGTCCAGCCTGCGACCGGTTGTGGCCGGTGCTGGCGCGGCCCCCGAAGAAATGCCCGGCGAACCGCCGGTGCGCTCGCGCAAGCCTGAGCCGCGCCCCGCGACGGTTCTCGCACCGCCCGGATTTGCCGACGAACGTCCGGGCTTTCGCAGCGAGACACCGCGTAAAGAGGCACCCTATCTGCGGCTGGTGAAATCTGACGACTGA
- a CDS encoding sulfotransferase family protein, with protein sequence MGLKVIGSGFGRTGTKSVKDALEKLGFGPCHHMYEVVAEPDRVTPWTEYAAGRPVDWGAVFDGFSSQIDWPGAHIWRELSEIYPEAKVVHTRRPEESWARSYSKTIGTLMNEFEQMPLPPHIRDMMTMARDKIIGETFDGDHMDNAVQIAAYRKRTDEVVAAIPPERLLIFDVAEGWAPLCAFLEVDVPDMPFPHENVEADFWEKLKPPA encoded by the coding sequence ATGGGTCTGAAAGTCATCGGGTCGGGATTTGGCCGCACCGGTACAAAATCTGTGAAAGACGCGCTGGAAAAGCTGGGCTTCGGGCCCTGTCATCACATGTACGAAGTTGTCGCTGAACCCGATAGAGTGACCCCATGGACGGAATACGCCGCCGGCAGGCCGGTCGACTGGGGCGCGGTTTTTGACGGATTCTCATCGCAGATTGACTGGCCCGGCGCCCATATCTGGCGCGAGCTCAGCGAGATTTATCCGGAGGCAAAGGTTGTGCACACGCGCCGGCCCGAAGAAAGCTGGGCGCGCAGCTACAGCAAGACGATCGGCACGCTGATGAACGAGTTTGAGCAGATGCCCCTGCCACCGCATATCCGCGACATGATGACGATGGCGCGCGACAAGATCATCGGCGAGACCTTTGACGGCGATCATATGGACAACGCAGTGCAGATCGCAGCCTATCGCAAACGTACCGACGAAGTGGTCGCGGCGATACCGCCCGAGCGGTTGCTGATATTTGATGTGGCCGAAGGCTGGGCGCCGCTCTGTGCCTTTCTTGAGGTGGATGTGCCGGACATGCCCTTCCCCCATGAGAACGTGGAAGCGGACTTCTGGGAGAAGCTGAAACCGCCCGCCTGA